A region of the Amycolatopsis sp. cg13 genome:
CGGTGCGGCTGATCCTCGGACTGCTGCCGTCGATGACCGTACGCCGGTTCGGCCACGTCGTGAACGTCACGACGCAGGGTCTGCAGACCGACACGCCGCGGTTTTCCGCTTACCTGGCCTCAAAAGCGGCGCTCGAGGAGTTCAGCCTGACCGCCGGGCGCGAGACGCTGTCCGACGGCGTCACGTTCTCCTCGGTCCGGATGCCGTTGGTGCGCACGGACATGATCGCGCCGACCGGGTCGTACCGCGGGCTGCCCGCGAGCTCCCCGGAACGCGCGGCGGCACTGGTGGTGAAGGCGATCGAGCGGCGGCCGCAGATCCTGAGCCTGCCCGAGGGCCGGGCCGCGGAACTGGCCTCCCTGGCAACGCCGGACCTCGCGCGGTTCGCGGCGCATCTCGTGTACCGGGTGATGCCGGAATCCGCGCCAGAGGCCAAGAAACGGCCACGACAGCCCGCTCCGGCAGCGGTGGCGGGGACGCTCACGCGGCTGGTCTGGCGCAGGAAGGCCTAGCAACCTCGTGCGTGGCAATGCCGGTTCTAACCAGCATCGCCGCGCACGACTCCCTACTCCACCAACGCGTCCTCCGGCACGCCCCTCGCCAGCCCGGCCAGCACCGCCAACGCACTCCCCAACGTCTCCTCCGCAGGCGCAGACACGGCGATCCGCACCGCGTTCGGGGCGTGCCCCGGCACCACCGAAAACGCCGCCGCCGGAGACAACGCGATCCCCCGGCGCGCAGCGGCAGCCACGAAAGTCTCGGCTCGCCACTGGTCCGGCAGTACCCACCACCGGTGGTAAGCCGAGGCGTCGCCGTACACCTGGAAGCCCGCGAGCCGGTCGGCGACGATCCTCGCCCGTGCCCCGGCGTCCGCGCGCTTCGCCGCTTCGACCTCCGCCAGCACGCCGCCGGTGATCCACCGTCGCGCCGCTTCCACGGAGAAACGCGACGCCGCCCAGCCGCCGGAGCGGATCGCGCTCGACAGTCGCGTGACCCAGGCCGGCGGGACCACGAGGAATCCGGCTGTGAGGCCGGGCGCGACGCGTTTCGACAGGCTGTCCACGAAAACCGTCCGCTCGGGCATCAGCGCGGCGAGCGGTTCGGTGTCCGGGCGGAGGAAGGTGTAGATGCCGTCCTCGATCACCGGCAGGTCCAGCCCGCGGACGGTGGCGGCCAGTTCGGCGCGGCGCTGCGGCGGCATCGTGGTGCCGAGCGGATTGTGCAGGGTCGGCTGGACGTACAGCGCCCGCACCGGAGCGCTCGCCGCGAGCGCGGCCGGAACCAGGCCGTGCGCATCGGTTTCGATCGGCACCAGTTCGATGCCGAGCCGGGTCGCGGCGGCTTTGACCACCGGGTACGTCAGGGATTCGACCGCAAGCCGCTCGCCGGTCGGCACGAATGCGGCGAGCGCGGCCGCGATGCCTTGCCGTCCGTTGCCCGCGACCAGCACCTGGTCCGGATCCGGCTGCCAGGTGCCGCGCGCGAGCATCGTGACGGCTGCCTCGCGGACCGCTTTGGTGCCGGCCGCGCCGAGCGGATGCAGGGCATCGGTGAAGACGTCCGCGCGCAGCACGGGTTCGAGTGCTTGCGCGAGCTTGGCCGATTGGCTTGGCAGCACAGCGAAATTGAGTTCGAGGTCTACGCGCGCGTCGCCGGGTTCGGACAGCGCCGGTTCCGGTCCGGGCTTCGCGGCGCGCACGAAAGTGCCCCGGCCGACCTCGCCGATCGCCAGGCCGCGCCGGACGAGTTCGCCGTACACGCGGGCAGCGGTGGAGCCGGCGATGCCGCGGTCGCGCGCGAACCGGCGCTGCGGCGGCAGCCGGTCACCGGGGCGCAGCCGGCCGGCTTCGATGTCGGCGGCGAGTTCGTCCGCGACGACGCGGTAGTCGTCCATCCCACCCTCGCTCTGCCGGGATTCTCCCGGACGCATCATGGCACCGGCCGGTCACTCATCGCTAATGCGACCCACGGAACTCCCCGAACGGGGGTCACTAGGTTAGCCTTACCTGTGTGGCACTGACGAGCGAAGACACCCGACTGCACGCCGAGGACCTGACCCTGGCCTACGACGGCCGCACGGTCGCCGAACGACTCGGCGTGGTCATCCCGGACAAGTCGTTCACGGTCATCGTCGGTCCCAACGCCTGCGGCAAGACGACGCTGCTGCGCGCGCTCGCCCGCATGCTCAAGCCCCGCGCGGGCTCGGTCTACCTCGACGGCGAGGTGATCACCAGCTACGGCGCGAAGGAGGTCGCGCGCCGGCTCGGCTTGCTGCCGCAGAGTTCCATCGCGCCGGACGGGATCACCGTGGCCGACCTCGTCGCGCGCGGCCGGTACCCGCACCAGAAACTGCTGCGCCAATGGTCCCGTGATGACGCGACGGTGGTCGCCGATTCGATGCGCGCGACCGGCGTCGACGACCTCGCCGAGCGGATGGTCGACGAGCTGTCCGGCGGGCAGCGCCAGCGCGTCTGGATGGCGATGGCGCTGGCCCAGCAGACCGACTTGCTGCTGCTCGACGAGCCGACGACGTACCTGGACATCGCGCACCAGCTCGACATCCTCGACCTTTGCGCGACGCTGCACAGCGAGCAGGGCCGCACGCTGGTCGCGGTGCTGCACGACCTCAACCACGCGGCCCGGTACGCGACGCACCTGATCGCGATGCGCGACGGCAAGGTGCTGGCCACCGGGACGCCGGAGGAGGTCGTGACGGCGGAGAACGTCGAGCGGATCTTCGAGCTGCCGTGCCGGGTGATGGAGTGCCCGGAGAGCGGGAGCCCGATGGTGATTCCGAAGGTCAGCCGCCGGGCCGCGTGAGCTAGCGGCGGGCCATGAACGACCGCCATACATCCGCCGGGACCGACGAACCGGTCACCTTCTTCCCGCCTGCGTCGATCAGCCGCCGGTCGTCGTCGGAGCCGAGCCACACCGCCGTCGCCAGCTGCGCCGTGTAGCCGACCGCCCAGGCGTCCTGGTTGTCGCGCGAATTGCCGCGTTCGAACTCGCCAGTGCGCAGGGCCGCCGCGCGACCGTCCGGCAGTGTCGTCCGCAACGCCGAAGTCACGTCCCGCGCCACCTCCGCCGGGACCGCGGAAACCGGCTCGTTTTCGTGCTGCCACACGACTTTCCCCGACTG
Encoded here:
- a CDS encoding PLP-dependent aminotransferase family protein, encoding MDDYRVVADELAADIEAGRLRPGDRLPPQRRFARDRGIAGSTAARVYGELVRRGLAIGEVGRGTFVRAAKPGPEPALSEPGDARVDLELNFAVLPSQSAKLAQALEPVLRADVFTDALHPLGAAGTKAVREAAVTMLARGTWQPDPDQVLVAGNGRQGIAAALAAFVPTGERLAVESLTYPVVKAAATRLGIELVPIETDAHGLVPAALAASAPVRALYVQPTLHNPLGTTMPPQRRAELAATVRGLDLPVIEDGIYTFLRPDTEPLAALMPERTVFVDSLSKRVAPGLTAGFLVVPPAWVTRLSSAIRSGGWAASRFSVEAARRWITGGVLAEVEAAKRADAGARARIVADRLAGFQVYGDASAYHRWWVLPDQWRAETFVAAAARRGIALSPAAAFSVVPGHAPNAVRIAVSAPAEETLGSALAVLAGLARGVPEDALVE
- a CDS encoding ABC transporter ATP-binding protein — its product is MALTSEDTRLHAEDLTLAYDGRTVAERLGVVIPDKSFTVIVGPNACGKTTLLRALARMLKPRAGSVYLDGEVITSYGAKEVARRLGLLPQSSIAPDGITVADLVARGRYPHQKLLRQWSRDDATVVADSMRATGVDDLAERMVDELSGGQRQRVWMAMALAQQTDLLLLDEPTTYLDIAHQLDILDLCATLHSEQGRTLVAVLHDLNHAARYATHLIAMRDGKVLATGTPEEVVTAENVERIFELPCRVMECPESGSPMVIPKVSRRAA